A DNA window from Litorivicinus lipolyticus contains the following coding sequences:
- a CDS encoding ABC transporter permease, with protein MGRRDLSAFRRSIDDSFREFSRAYGDDLETLFDPLLRFLIWLEDVLIATPWPLFIALAAALAYWGARSLKIVIGTVLAFLAIGFMGMWEDTMATVSMIAVSTLLCLVVGLPMGVIMARSDRAQRIITPVLDIMQTIPSFVYLIPVVMLLGIGRVPGLLAVVIYALPPIVRLTNLGIRLVDREVLEAADAFGSNYWQRLTQVQIPLALPNIFAGVNQTIMMSLAMVVVASMIGVGGLGQPVLKAISNQYLALGVMNGLAIVALAIIFDRVSQSFGQRLQKHNSSRSH; from the coding sequence ATGGGTCGTCGTGACCTGTCCGCTTTCCGCCGTAGTATTGATGATTCGTTTCGAGAATTTTCGCGCGCTTACGGTGACGATTTAGAAACATTGTTTGATCCGCTGCTGCGTTTTTTGATTTGGTTGGAAGACGTCCTGATTGCGACGCCCTGGCCGTTGTTTATTGCTTTAGCCGCCGCCCTGGCCTACTGGGGGGCGCGCAGTTTGAAAATTGTCATTGGCACCGTGTTGGCGTTTTTGGCGATTGGTTTCATGGGCATGTGGGAAGACACCATGGCGACCGTCAGCATGATCGCCGTGTCGACACTGCTGTGTTTGGTCGTGGGACTGCCCATGGGGGTGATCATGGCGCGCTCGGACCGTGCGCAACGCATCATTACGCCAGTTTTAGACATCATGCAGACCATTCCCAGCTTTGTTTATCTGATTCCGGTGGTGATGCTGTTGGGTATTGGCCGCGTGCCGGGTTTGCTGGCCGTGGTGATCTATGCGCTACCGCCGATCGTGCGATTGACCAACTTGGGCATTCGTTTGGTTGACCGTGAGGTCCTAGAAGCCGCCGATGCCTTTGGTTCGAACTACTGGCAACGCTTGACCCAGGTTCAAATACCGTTGGCGCTGCCGAATATTTTTGCCGGTGTTAACCAGACCATTATGATGTCGCTGGCGATGGTCGTGGTAGCCAGCATGATCGGTGTTGGCGGCTTGGGCCAACCGGTACTCAAAGCCATTAGCAACCAATACTTGGCGCTGGGCGTGATGAACGGGCTGGCAATTGTCGCCTTAGCGATTATTTTTGATCGCGTGTCGCAGTCCTTCGGTCAGCGTCTTCAGAAACACAACAGCAGTCGGAGTCATTGA
- a CDS encoding YaiI/YqxD family protein — protein MTSLWVDADACPNAIKTVIFKAAERRQLATTLVANQYIKPPPSAVIKAIQVPAGFDVADNEILKRMVTGDLVITQDVPLAAEVVEAGGFALNPRGTLYTRENVKDYLARRDGAEAMRDQGEHTNRAKPFDKKDVQAFANALDRFLAQHG, from the coding sequence ATGACCAGCCTCTGGGTGGACGCCGACGCCTGTCCTAACGCTATTAAAACAGTGATTTTCAAAGCCGCCGAGCGGCGTCAACTGGCCACTACGCTGGTCGCCAATCAATACATTAAACCGCCGCCATCGGCGGTGATTAAGGCCATTCAGGTGCCCGCTGGGTTCGATGTCGCCGACAACGAAATTCTCAAGCGCATGGTCACCGGCGACTTGGTAATTACCCAAGATGTGCCCTTGGCGGCCGAGGTTGTCGAGGCCGGTGGTTTTGCATTGAATCCGCGCGGCACGCTGTACACCCGCGAAAACGTCAAAGACTATTTGGCCCGCCGCGACGGCGCCGAGGCGATGCGCGATCAAGGCGAACACACCAATCGCGCCAAGCCCTTTGATAAAAAAGACGTGCAGGCATTCGCCAACGCACTGGATCGCTTTTTGGCGCAACACGGATGA
- a CDS encoding LysE family translocator translates to MNTATLVVFISTFAFVSVTPGMCMMLSLTLGMTIGVRRTLFMMAGELVGVGLVASLSVMGVAAIMLATPEFFWVFKGLGGAYLLWLGIQMWQSKGKLSVPTEATQGPPAPAKALAIQGFVTAVANPKGWAFFMALLPPFLNASQPLAPQMVVLLAIILTLEFASLVLYASGGRMLSGFLRQAGNVRLMNRIAGTLMMGVGVWLWLG, encoded by the coding sequence ATGAACACGGCGACGCTGGTGGTGTTTATTTCGACCTTTGCGTTTGTCTCGGTCACGCCAGGTATGTGCATGATGTTGTCGTTGACACTGGGGATGACCATTGGGGTTCGCCGCACGCTATTTATGATGGCGGGCGAGCTGGTGGGGGTCGGTCTGGTCGCCAGTCTATCGGTCATGGGCGTGGCGGCGATCATGCTGGCAACCCCGGAATTTTTCTGGGTATTCAAAGGCCTTGGCGGCGCCTATCTGCTGTGGCTCGGTATCCAGATGTGGCAATCCAAAGGCAAGCTGTCGGTGCCGACTGAAGCCACTCAGGGGCCGCCTGCGCCAGCCAAGGCGCTGGCTATTCAGGGCTTCGTCACAGCGGTGGCCAATCCTAAGGGCTGGGCCTTCTTTATGGCCTTGCTGCCGCCATTCTTGAACGCCAGCCAACCCCTGGCACCGCAAATGGTGGTGTTGCTGGCAATTATTCTGACCTTGGAATTCGCCAGTTTGGTGCTGTACGCCAGCGGCGGGCGCATGCTCTCAGGTTTTTTGCGCCAGGCCGGTAATGTTCGTTTAATGAACCGTATCGCCGGAACCCTGATGATGGGCGTCGGTGTCTGGCTGTGGCTCGGTTGA
- a CDS encoding gamma-glutamylcyclotransferase family protein, which yields MIHYFAFGSNMNVERLLTDRLAPKGVALEAILPARLEGYRLTFDKRADQFGGAGVANIVRSPGDVVHGTLNAMSDAGLDVLDHYEGVASNMYQRIRIGVITPDGTAIDAIAYQAQPPFSQDAKPAQRYLAHLLAGQVHLPVDYFNQLRCWPTHD from the coding sequence TTGATTCATTATTTCGCATTCGGCTCGAACATGAACGTCGAGCGATTGCTGACCGATCGGCTGGCGCCCAAAGGCGTCGCGCTTGAGGCCATATTACCCGCCCGACTTGAAGGTTACCGGCTGACCTTTGATAAGCGCGCCGACCAGTTTGGCGGTGCCGGCGTGGCGAACATCGTGCGCTCGCCCGGTGACGTCGTCCACGGCACCCTCAACGCCATGAGTGACGCCGGCCTGGACGTCCTCGATCACTACGAGGGTGTCGCCAGCAACATGTACCAGCGCATCCGCATTGGCGTGATCACGCCGGACGGCACGGCGATTGACGCCATTGCCTATCAGGCCCAGCCACCGTTCAGCCAAGATGCCAAACCGGCCCAGCGCTATCTGGCGCATTTGTTGGCCGGACAGGTTCATCTGCCCGTCGACTATTTTAACCAGCTGCGGTGCTGGCCGACCCACGACTGA
- a CDS encoding quaternary amine ABC transporter ATP-binding protein has product MSDSHISIRGLYKIFGKRPASALTKVHAGVEKDALLNDHGHVLGLQDINLEIPRKKIQVIMGLSGSGKSTLIRHFNRLIEPTAGEVWVDGQNVLALNKPELMQFRREKMSMVFQRFALLPHRTIIENVRYGLDIQGVSDDDAKARAIHWIERVGLAGQEDQYPGQLSGGMQQRVGLARALATDADILLMDEAFSALDPLIRTEMQNILLELQRELHKTIVFITHDLDEALKLGDNIAILRDGAIVQTGAPEDIVLKPADDYVADFMKDINRARVLTLASMVRPDGDAVLELPVATTLEDACLALCDEPTGQARVIDEGGNFKGYVELHDLIRAQARPNVASFDI; this is encoded by the coding sequence ATGAGCGATTCACACATCAGCATCCGAGGGCTGTATAAAATTTTCGGAAAGCGGCCGGCCAGTGCTTTGACCAAGGTCCACGCGGGCGTTGAAAAAGATGCTCTGTTAAATGATCACGGTCATGTGTTGGGTCTGCAGGACATTAACCTGGAAATTCCGCGCAAAAAAATCCAAGTCATCATGGGGTTGTCGGGGTCGGGTAAGTCGACTCTTATTCGCCACTTTAACCGCCTGATCGAGCCGACCGCCGGTGAAGTGTGGGTCGATGGTCAGAACGTATTGGCACTTAACAAACCCGAGTTGATGCAGTTTCGACGCGAAAAAATGTCGATGGTGTTTCAGCGCTTTGCCCTGTTGCCGCACCGCACGATTATCGAAAACGTGCGTTACGGCCTCGATATTCAGGGGGTGTCGGACGACGACGCCAAAGCTCGTGCGATTCACTGGATCGAACGGGTCGGCTTGGCCGGGCAAGAAGATCAGTACCCCGGCCAGTTGTCCGGCGGTATGCAGCAACGCGTTGGACTGGCGCGGGCGCTGGCGACGGATGCCGATATTCTGCTGATGGACGAGGCCTTCAGCGCCTTGGACCCCTTGATTCGCACGGAAATGCAGAACATCTTGCTGGAGCTGCAGCGCGAGCTGCACAAAACCATTGTCTTCATTACCCACGATCTGGACGAAGCCTTAAAATTGGGCGACAACATTGCGATTTTGCGCGACGGAGCGATCGTCCAGACGGGCGCACCGGAGGACATCGTGCTGAAACCGGCCGATGACTACGTCGCCGATTTCATGAAGGACATCAACCGGGCCCGGGTTTTGACGCTGGCTTCGATGGTGCGTCCGGACGGGGATGCGGTACTGGAACTGCCGGTGGCGACGACCTTGGAAGACGCCTGTTTGGCCTTGTGTGATGAACCGACCGGCCAGGCTCGAGTCATCGATGAGGGCGGCAACTTCAAAGGCTATGTTGAGTTACATGACCTGATTCGGGCGCAAGCGCGCCCAAACGTGGCGTCATTTGACATTTAA
- a CDS encoding recombinase family protein, producing the protein MAKALGLAITKAKYCTLMQEQSKPKNCAIYTRISVDAGQGDDFDSVNAQFMACAEYIGSQFMHNWIMVDALYEDRGYSGSSLDRPGVSALLRDIKHGLVDVVVVHRLDRLTRSIRDLQEIMALFKAHDVELISVTHKVDVTSEFGRLAENMLTSFSEFERQLVGSRVKDKRAETLRQGRWQGSSCPLGYVIRDGQLVEYPKESQIVREIFTRYANHESVSELYKNLNDRGIRTKQWYTRTGKPRGARPYDRNAVYVVLNNRAYIGEAFFDNEWQVAGHQPIIDTDLWDRTQSLLEKRSRRGPSKAYDPLSSSFMLKGRVFGTDGRAMSPWRSSAYKGRYYTYYVPQRDIAEGAGASGLPRLSAHDLDHQVWLALVEQIESSDSLLARLPKTLTEDISFDKTLVAGLLKNISRSTELYSPLLRRDMMLQVVERVIVGTDRIELIIRPEGLLELICEMMSGLPELKLKYRRLFRAASGPG; encoded by the coding sequence ATGGCAAAAGCGTTAGGCTTGGCGATAACTAAAGCCAAATATTGCACGCTCATGCAGGAACAATCAAAACCCAAAAATTGCGCGATTTACACGCGAATCTCTGTTGATGCGGGTCAGGGCGATGACTTTGATTCAGTGAATGCTCAGTTTATGGCGTGTGCTGAATATATCGGCTCCCAGTTTATGCATAACTGGATAATGGTGGATGCGCTATATGAGGACCGTGGCTATTCAGGTAGTTCCTTGGATCGACCGGGTGTTTCCGCGCTACTTCGTGATATCAAACATGGTTTGGTGGATGTAGTAGTCGTGCATCGACTTGATAGGTTGACCCGCAGTATTCGCGACCTGCAAGAAATTATGGCCCTCTTTAAAGCGCATGATGTAGAACTTATTTCTGTTACCCACAAGGTTGATGTTACCAGTGAGTTCGGTCGTCTCGCGGAAAACATGCTTACCTCCTTTTCTGAATTTGAACGGCAATTAGTTGGCTCCCGGGTTAAAGATAAGCGTGCTGAAACTTTGCGCCAGGGTCGCTGGCAGGGTTCTTCGTGTCCTTTGGGTTATGTTATCCGTGACGGCCAGTTGGTTGAGTATCCTAAAGAGTCTCAAATCGTTCGAGAGATCTTTACTCGCTATGCGAATCACGAGTCTGTTTCCGAGCTTTACAAAAATTTAAATGATCGGGGCATCCGTACCAAGCAATGGTACACAAGAACCGGCAAGCCCAGAGGCGCGCGTCCATACGACCGAAATGCCGTTTACGTGGTATTGAATAACCGCGCCTATATTGGAGAAGCCTTCTTTGATAATGAGTGGCAGGTGGCTGGGCATCAGCCCATCATAGATACCGATCTTTGGGATCGAACACAGTCACTGTTGGAAAAGCGAAGCCGGCGTGGGCCAAGTAAAGCTTACGATCCGCTCAGTAGTAGCTTCATGTTGAAGGGACGGGTTTTCGGTACTGATGGTCGTGCAATGTCTCCTTGGCGCTCATCTGCCTATAAGGGTAGGTACTACACATACTATGTGCCTCAAAGAGATATTGCAGAAGGGGCTGGCGCATCCGGCTTGCCGAGGCTGTCGGCCCATGATCTTGATCATCAAGTGTGGTTAGCGCTGGTGGAACAGATAGAGAGCTCTGATTCTTTGTTGGCACGGCTGCCCAAAACACTCACCGAAGATATCTCATTCGACAAAACTTTGGTTGCTGGTTTGCTCAAGAATATTTCGCGATCAACTGAGCTTTACTCTCCACTTCTCAGAAGAGACATGATGTTACAGGTTGTTGAGCGAGTGATAGTTGGCACCGATCGGATTGAGCTGATCATCAGACCCGAGGGGCTGTTGGAATTGATATGTGAAATGATGAGCGGTTTACCTGAGCTTAAGTTGAAATATCGTAGATTATTTCGCGCTGCCAGCGGACCGGGATAA
- the pdxA gene encoding 4-hydroxythreonine-4-phosphate dehydrogenase PdxA has translation MLGLTMGDPAGIGPEIICKAWSSLDGPRVVYGDACVMMQAIEQFAPHLTLRRVRHTELATLGHQDATLALIESSAFAATPEPGKVTAACGEAAYAAITNAISDARDGLIDGMVTAPIHKQALHLAGVDYPGHTEMLQDLTGVPEVGMVLANDELAVILATTHCSMREALDRIAQGAVGHTLRLAAIAGRDLGFDQPRIAVAGVNPHAGEGGLFGDEEQRFIEPAIAQARAGGMDVTGPLAGDTVFMRARQGEFDLVVAMYHDQGLIPVKYLGVDAGVNMTVGLPFVRTSPDHGTAFDKAWQGVADESAFIYAYRHARRVLSRGSASTAAG, from the coding sequence ATGCTAGGACTTACGATGGGCGATCCCGCGGGGATCGGACCGGAAATTATATGCAAGGCCTGGTCATCGCTGGATGGACCGCGAGTGGTATACGGCGATGCCTGCGTGATGATGCAGGCGATCGAGCAGTTTGCCCCGCATTTGACACTGCGCCGTGTTCGCCATACCGAATTGGCAACGCTTGGCCATCAAGACGCCACGCTAGCGCTGATTGAGTCATCCGCCTTTGCCGCCACGCCGGAGCCGGGCAAAGTCACCGCGGCCTGCGGGGAGGCCGCATATGCCGCCATCACCAATGCCATTTCTGATGCGCGTGATGGCTTGATCGACGGCATGGTTACCGCGCCGATTCACAAGCAAGCGTTGCATTTGGCCGGCGTTGACTACCCCGGCCACACGGAAATGTTACAGGATCTGACCGGCGTGCCCGAAGTCGGCATGGTGCTGGCGAACGATGAGTTGGCAGTGATTTTAGCGACCACGCACTGCTCGATGCGCGAGGCCCTTGATCGCATTGCGCAGGGCGCGGTCGGGCATACTCTGCGGCTGGCGGCGATTGCCGGTCGTGACCTCGGTTTCGATCAACCCCGCATTGCGGTGGCGGGCGTTAATCCGCACGCCGGTGAGGGTGGGTTATTTGGGGACGAAGAACAGCGCTTCATTGAGCCGGCGATCGCCCAGGCCCGCGCCGGCGGCATGGACGTAACGGGGCCCTTGGCCGGCGATACCGTGTTCATGCGCGCGCGCCAAGGTGAATTCGATCTGGTGGTCGCGATGTACCACGATCAGGGCCTAATACCGGTCAAATATTTAGGCGTTGATGCCGGCGTCAACATGACCGTCGGGTTGCCCTTCGTGCGCACCAGTCCGGATCATGGCACCGCGTTTGACAAAGCCTGGCAGGGCGTCGCGGACGAATCGGCGTTTATCTACGCCTATCGGCATGCGCGTCGCGTGCTCAGTCGTGGGTCGGCCAGCACCGCAGCTGGTTAA
- a CDS encoding MFS transporter, with amino-acid sequence MTDAPAFVPYLVARGLVSLASTMLTVALGWHLYQATGDALDLAFVGLMQILPIYLFFFASGWVVDRVPRDRLVRWCAVADMVIYSGIAWVMTRPELNTHTLFALVFAQGSVRAFSSPALQAVLPNLVPKAFLDRAVAMASTTWNLAMTAGPVIAGLLIGWLDRDVYWALVVAMLIAVMAYQAFPSMRLEKTSGRGVDQVMAGLKYVFANPVILGSLSLDLLIVGLGSVIVLLPIFATDILQVGPEGLGLLRAMPAFGAVLMGLYMARKKADLRDAGRKLKWALLVFSAAVGVFAVSELLWLSLMALFVYGASDMISVNIRMTLVQIATPDALRGRVSAVNSLFIASSNEAGDVRGGTLAAAAGPVATAGFGAVAGIAITLWGLWKFPTLFTLDRPKDIESGA; translated from the coding sequence ATGACGGATGCACCGGCCTTTGTGCCTTACTTAGTCGCCCGTGGGTTGGTCAGCTTGGCCAGCACCATGTTGACGGTTGCGCTGGGGTGGCATCTCTACCAAGCCACCGGTGATGCATTGGACTTGGCCTTTGTCGGCTTAATGCAGATCCTGCCAATCTACCTGTTCTTTTTTGCCTCCGGCTGGGTCGTCGACCGCGTGCCGCGCGATCGATTGGTGCGCTGGTGTGCGGTCGCCGATATGGTCATTTATTCGGGTATTGCCTGGGTCATGACGCGACCGGAATTAAACACCCACACCCTGTTTGCGTTGGTGTTTGCGCAAGGCAGCGTGCGCGCGTTTTCATCGCCAGCGCTGCAGGCCGTGCTGCCGAACTTGGTGCCCAAGGCATTTTTGGATCGCGCGGTCGCCATGGCCTCGACCACCTGGAACTTGGCGATGACTGCCGGACCGGTGATTGCTGGGCTGTTGATCGGGTGGTTGGATCGCGACGTTTATTGGGCGTTGGTGGTCGCCATGCTGATTGCGGTGATGGCCTACCAAGCCTTCCCCAGCATGCGGTTAGAAAAGACCTCCGGCCGCGGTGTTGATCAGGTCATGGCCGGCTTGAAATACGTGTTTGCGAACCCGGTTATTTTGGGCAGCCTTAGCCTGGACTTGCTGATCGTCGGCTTGGGGTCGGTGATCGTGTTGTTACCCATTTTCGCTACCGACATCTTGCAGGTTGGGCCCGAGGGATTAGGTTTGCTTCGGGCAATGCCAGCCTTTGGCGCGGTCCTGATGGGGCTATACATGGCGCGTAAAAAAGCCGACCTGCGCGATGCCGGACGTAAATTGAAGTGGGCGTTGTTGGTGTTCAGCGCTGCGGTCGGTGTGTTCGCGGTGTCGGAATTGCTGTGGCTCAGTTTGATGGCGCTGTTTGTATACGGCGCCTCGGACATGATCAGCGTCAACATCCGTATGACTTTGGTCCAGATCGCAACGCCGGATGCACTGCGTGGGCGCGTCAGTGCCGTCAACAGCCTATTCATCGCATCGTCCAACGAAGCCGGCGATGTGCGCGGCGGCACCCTGGCGGCGGCCGCCGGCCCGGTCGCCACGGCCGGATTCGGTGCGGTGGCGGGTATCGCCATTACGCTGTGGGGGCTGTGGAAATTTCCGACTCTGTTCACCCTGGATCGGCCTAAAGATATCGAGTCGGGCGCATGA
- a CDS encoding DUF423 domain-containing protein, with product MAGLVALQWGLRRQSTLLLAGLVLFSGSLLIYLASGVVAVTFFAPVGGIIMIAAWLWSAWTLANTPGLLARR from the coding sequence GTGGCGGGGTTGGTAGCGCTGCAATGGGGCCTTCGGCGTCAGTCAACGCTGTTGTTGGCCGGGCTGGTGTTGTTCAGTGGTTCACTATTGATCTACCTTGCATCCGGCGTAGTGGCGGTCACCTTTTTTGCGCCCGTGGGCGGCATCATAATGATCGCGGCCTGGTTATGGTCAGCCTGGACATTGGCGAATACGCCTGGCCTTCTGGCGCGACGCTAA
- a CDS encoding glycine betaine ABC transporter substrate-binding protein, translated as MHELCKRFSSLALVSAFAAPVAMAECGDVSVAEMNWASAEVIANIDSFIMTEGYGCNVELIPGATLPSFTSLNEKGRPQVLPEMWANAAALLIDQGVSEGRMEVLNEAPFATAGEGYFIPRWLQEANPELTTVEAVLSRPDLFPHPEDDARGGIHTCPAGWGCEINTGNLFRAFDMESKGWDLVMTGSGAGLDGTIAKAGQRDEPWFGYYWTPTTLIGQYDMVLLDWETGFDGEHWDACIVNAECTDPKPTRWTESRVVSLATTDFSTEHPELATYLKKRVLKDAEIGQILSWKADNQATGEDTAMEFLATSDAWKSWVPADVAAKVEKAL; from the coding sequence ATGCATGAATTGTGCAAACGCTTTTCATCACTTGCGCTTGTAAGCGCGTTCGCGGCCCCTGTTGCCATGGCCGAATGCGGCGACGTTAGCGTTGCAGAAATGAACTGGGCATCAGCCGAAGTTATCGCAAATATCGACAGTTTCATTATGACCGAAGGTTACGGTTGTAACGTCGAGCTGATCCCCGGAGCGACCTTGCCGTCGTTCACTTCTTTAAACGAAAAAGGCCGTCCTCAGGTATTGCCTGAAATGTGGGCTAATGCCGCTGCGCTGTTAATCGACCAGGGTGTCAGCGAAGGCCGTATGGAAGTGCTGAACGAAGCACCTTTCGCGACCGCAGGTGAAGGCTATTTCATCCCGCGTTGGTTACAAGAAGCCAACCCTGAGCTGACCACAGTCGAAGCGGTTCTGTCGCGCCCTGACTTGTTTCCGCATCCCGAAGACGACGCCCGTGGCGGCATTCACACTTGCCCGGCGGGTTGGGGTTGTGAAATCAACACCGGCAACCTGTTCCGCGCGTTTGACATGGAATCCAAAGGTTGGGACTTGGTCATGACCGGTTCGGGCGCAGGCTTGGACGGCACGATCGCCAAAGCAGGCCAGCGCGACGAGCCTTGGTTTGGTTACTACTGGACGCCCACCACCTTGATCGGTCAGTACGACATGGTGTTGTTGGACTGGGAAACCGGCTTTGACGGCGAACATTGGGATGCGTGCATCGTGAATGCCGAATGTACCGACCCCAAGCCGACCCGTTGGACCGAGTCGCGTGTGGTTTCACTGGCCACCACTGACTTTTCAACTGAGCATCCGGAACTTGCGACCTACTTGAAAAAGCGCGTGTTGAAGGACGCTGAAATCGGTCAGATCCTGTCATGGAAAGCCGATAACCAAGCCACCGGTGAAGACACCGCGATGGAATTCTTGGCCACCAGTGACGCATGGAAATCATGGGTCCCGGCGGACGTCGCCGCGAAAGTCGAAAAAGCGCTTTAA
- a CDS encoding type II toxin-antitoxin system ParD family antitoxin, with translation MATTSLSLGEHWEVFIKNEISSGRYGSASEVVRDALRAMEERKSKLEALRAHLSEGASQAKNGNFVDDFSMDSLIADLDAES, from the coding sequence ATGGCTACTACTAGTCTCAGCCTAGGTGAACATTGGGAGGTGTTCATCAAAAACGAAATATCCAGTGGCCGTTACGGGTCAGCAAGTGAGGTAGTGCGTGATGCCTTACGCGCAATGGAAGAACGCAAGAGCAAGTTAGAGGCTCTTCGCGCCCATCTCTCTGAGGGGGCTTCACAGGCTAAAAATGGAAATTTCGTCGATGACTTTTCCATGGATTCGTTGATAGCCGACCTGGATGCCGAGTCCTGA
- a CDS encoding ABC transporter ATP-binding protein — protein sequence MFRFFESLTRPFPPSEPSQPPRGLVAFCRHYTYGMEGYLLTLSVLTSMVAMLEAGLFYMMGQLVDWLVEQDPATLWDNKRRELIGFGVLVVLVLPGLIALRSMVMHQTLLGNYPMSIRWNAHRYLLGQSMTFYQDEFAGRVATKMMQTALSVRETVMKLLDVMVYVVVYFISMVVLVGQSDPILMVPMLLWLAGYLLVLRYFLPRLKQSAMDQADARSLMTGRVVDSYTNIATVKLFSHSKRESTYARDAMNQFLVTVHRQMRYATGINVSVNALIYVLIFMVAVLSISLWSQSLITVGAIAVAISMALRMNGLAQWIMWEVSMLFENIGMVADGMNTLARPQGIEDAPNAKTLHVPNGAIEFDDVRFHYGKTEGVLDGFKLSIKPGEKVGLVGRSGAGKSTLVNLLLRFYDIEGGALRIDGQAIDRVTQDSLRANIGMVTQDTSLLHRSIRENLLYGSPDASDEDMIAAAKMAEAHEFILELSDPFGNTGYDAQVGERGVKLSGGQRQRIAIARVMLKNAPILVLDEATSALDSEVEAAIQRSLTTLMGGKTVIAIAHRLSTIAALDRLVVLDKGTIVEQGTHAELIAMGGIYAKLWEHQTGGFLGLD from the coding sequence ATGTTTCGCTTTTTTGAGTCCTTAACTCGCCCCTTCCCGCCGTCCGAACCCAGCCAACCTCCGCGCGGTTTGGTCGCTTTTTGTCGACACTACACCTACGGCATGGAAGGCTATTTGCTGACGTTGTCGGTCCTGACGTCGATGGTGGCGATGCTCGAAGCCGGCTTGTTTTACATGATGGGCCAGCTAGTCGATTGGCTGGTCGAGCAAGACCCGGCGACGCTATGGGACAACAAACGTCGCGAGTTAATCGGTTTTGGTGTGCTGGTGGTGCTGGTGCTGCCCGGGTTGATCGCCCTGCGCAGCATGGTGATGCACCAAACCTTGTTGGGCAATTACCCGATGTCGATCCGCTGGAATGCCCACCGCTATTTATTGGGGCAATCGATGACCTTCTACCAGGATGAGTTTGCCGGGCGGGTCGCCACCAAAATGATGCAGACCGCGCTCAGCGTGCGCGAAACCGTGATGAAGCTGCTGGACGTGATGGTGTATGTGGTCGTTTACTTCATCTCAATGGTCGTTTTGGTCGGTCAAAGCGATCCAATTTTGATGGTGCCTATGCTGTTGTGGCTGGCCGGTTATTTACTGGTCCTGCGCTATTTTCTGCCGCGCCTGAAACAATCGGCGATGGACCAAGCGGACGCGCGTTCCTTGATGACCGGACGTGTGGTCGACAGCTACACCAACATTGCCACGGTCAAGCTGTTTAGCCACTCCAAGCGTGAATCAACCTATGCGCGCGATGCTATGAACCAGTTCCTGGTCACCGTACATCGTCAAATGCGCTACGCCACCGGCATCAACGTCAGCGTCAACGCGTTGATCTATGTGCTGATCTTCATGGTCGCGGTGCTCAGTATTTCGCTGTGGAGCCAAAGCCTGATCACGGTCGGCGCGATAGCCGTGGCAATCAGCATGGCGCTGCGCATGAACGGCTTGGCCCAGTGGATCATGTGGGAGGTCAGCATGCTGTTCGAGAACATCGGCATGGTCGCCGATGGCATGAACACCCTGGCCCGGCCTCAGGGCATCGAAGACGCCCCGAACGCTAAGACCTTGCATGTGCCCAATGGCGCGATCGAATTCGATGACGTGCGCTTTCATTATGGCAAAACCGAGGGCGTGCTCGACGGCTTTAAATTGTCGATTAAGCCGGGTGAAAAAGTTGGCTTGGTGGGGCGCTCCGGCGCCGGTAAGTCGACCCTGGTGAATCTGTTGTTGCGGTTTTATGACATCGAAGGCGGTGCGCTGCGTATTGACGGCCAAGCCATCGACCGGGTCACTCAAGACAGCCTGCGCGCCAATATCGGAATGGTCACCCAGGACACCTCGCTGTTGCACCGCTCGATTCGTGAGAACTTGCTGTACGGCAGCCCGGACGCCAGCGACGAGGACATGATTGCGGCGGCCAAAATGGCCGAGGCGCACGAGTTCATCCTCGAGCTCTCAGACCCCTTCGGTAACACGGGTTACGACGCCCAGGTCGGTGAGCGCGGGGTTAAGCTGTCCGGTGGCCAACGTCAACGCATCGCGATTGCCCGGGTGATGTTAAAGAACGCACCGATCTTGGTCTTGGACGAAGCCACCAGCGCGTTGGACTCGGAAGTGGAAGCGGCGATTCAGCGTTCGTTGACCACCTTGATGGGCGGCAAAACCGTGATTGCGATTGCCCACCGCCTGTCGACGATCGCAGCGCTGGACCGGTTGGTGGTGTTGGACAAAGGAACCATCGTTGAACAGGGCACCCACGCTGAGTTGATTGCCATGGGCGGTATCTATGCCAAGCTGTGGGAACATCAAACGGGCGGCTTTTTAGGACTCGATTAA